One window of the Trifolium pratense cultivar HEN17-A07 linkage group LG2, ARS_RC_1.1, whole genome shotgun sequence genome contains the following:
- the LOC123910176 gene encoding heavy metal-associated isoprenylated plant protein 39-like — protein MMKIVLKVELHDDRIKKKAMKAVSGISGVESVSVEMKDQKMTLIGDIDTVDVVGKLRKLCHAEIISVGPAKEEKKEEPKKEEPKKKDPKEEMADLVKAYESYYNQLRSQPNPYYYYRTVEESPSGCVIC, from the exons ATGATG AAAATAGTGTTAAAGGTAGAACTCCACGATGATAGAATCAAGAAAAAAGCCATGAAGGCAGTATCTGGAATTTCAG gggtTGAGTCTGTTTCAGTGGAAATGAAGGATCAAAAAATGACATTAATTGGAGACATAGATACTGTTGATGTTGTGGGAAAGTTAAGGAAATTATGTCATGCTGAAATAATTTCAGTTGGACCAgccaaagaagagaaaaaagaagaacCAAAGAAAGAAGAGCCAAAGAAAAAGGATCCAAAAGAAGAAATGGCTGATCTTGTTAAGGCATATGAATCATATTATAATCAATTGAGATCACAACCAAATCCTTATTACTATTATAGAACTGTGGAAGAGTCTCCTAGTGGATGTGTTATttgttaa